In a genomic window of Paraburkholderia phenazinium:
- a CDS encoding GDP-mannose mannosyl hydrolase — MLPIEQFLQTIDATPLVAIDLIVPNENGGYLLGHRVNKPAQGFWFVPGGRIRKNERLDEAFRRIARDELGHTGVERADADLVGVYEHLYDDNVSGHPGISTHYVVLGYKLRRPLKLDNLPNTQHTAYRWATGEEILADSGVHLNTRVYFGDGLQR; from the coding sequence ATGCTTCCCATCGAGCAATTCCTGCAGACGATCGACGCCACCCCTTTGGTCGCTATCGATCTGATTGTTCCGAACGAGAACGGCGGTTATCTGCTTGGACACCGCGTCAACAAGCCGGCACAGGGGTTCTGGTTTGTGCCGGGCGGCCGCATCCGCAAGAACGAGCGGCTCGACGAAGCGTTTCGCCGGATTGCGCGCGATGAACTCGGGCACACCGGCGTCGAGCGCGCCGATGCCGATCTCGTGGGCGTGTACGAACACCTGTATGACGACAACGTCAGCGGGCACCCCGGGATCTCGACTCACTACGTCGTATTGGGATACAAGCTGCGCCGCCCGCTCAAACTCGACAATTTGCCTAACACCCAGCACACCGCCTACCGTTGGGCGACCGGGGAAGAAATCCTCGCAGACTCAGGGGTTCATTTGAACACGCGAGTTTATTTTGGCGATGGGTTGCAGCGGTAG
- a CDS encoding helix-turn-helix domain-containing protein has translation MECFEAVHRKGVELPGVLQGVRTTRNIGIVLFSGFALPEAAAVLEIFQSANALTGADTSPSGQARYKVCLLSAVGGRVDSSSSVFVWTEGVEERRHSDAFHALFISGGGGVRNAIRDERLTTWLRRECPRSELLVPIGEGRLLLEAAGFGRVGTTPRLGGRASDICQYCPPDIGVSTAFPSPLQSALALVEEDFGPEIARQIADYVLPRPQRARFTATIRENAPTYVSEKIQASARWLEANGDRPIAIDEAAQVAAMSERNFLRRFKIEMGVTPSEYLSYVRLDMCCRLLVETDLPVDKIARRCGLGGGGWLSKLFRKHLSTTPTEYRASKRLTNAAS, from the coding sequence ATGGAGTGCTTTGAGGCGGTTCACAGGAAAGGCGTAGAGCTGCCAGGTGTTTTACAGGGCGTGCGTACGACGAGAAATATCGGAATAGTTTTGTTCAGCGGCTTTGCGCTGCCGGAGGCTGCTGCGGTTCTGGAAATCTTTCAGTCGGCGAATGCGCTCACCGGCGCGGATACGTCTCCGAGCGGCCAGGCACGTTATAAGGTTTGCCTGCTGTCCGCGGTCGGCGGCCGTGTCGACAGTTCGTCATCCGTGTTTGTCTGGACCGAAGGTGTCGAAGAGCGGCGCCATTCGGACGCTTTCCACGCGCTATTTATCAGCGGTGGCGGTGGGGTGCGCAATGCCATACGTGACGAGCGCCTGACGACCTGGTTGCGTCGCGAATGCCCGCGCAGCGAGCTGTTGGTGCCGATCGGCGAAGGGCGCTTGCTGCTCGAAGCCGCAGGATTCGGACGCGTGGGCACGACCCCGCGGCTGGGCGGTCGCGCTTCGGATATCTGTCAATACTGTCCGCCCGACATCGGTGTTTCGACGGCCTTTCCGAGTCCGCTGCAAAGCGCGCTGGCGCTGGTCGAAGAGGATTTTGGCCCAGAAATCGCGCGCCAGATTGCCGACTACGTCCTGCCCCGGCCTCAACGGGCGCGCTTTACGGCGACGATCCGGGAGAACGCGCCCACTTACGTGAGCGAAAAGATTCAGGCGTCGGCTCGCTGGCTGGAGGCAAACGGCGACCGACCGATCGCCATCGACGAGGCCGCACAGGTTGCCGCCATGAGCGAGCGAAACTTCCTGCGCCGCTTCAAGATCGAAATGGGCGTCACGCCGTCGGAGTACCTGTCGTATGTGCGGCTCGACATGTGCTGCCGTCTTCTGGTGGAAACCGATCTACCGGTCGACAAGATCGCGCGCCGTTGCGGCCTGGGCGGCGGTGGCTGGCTCTCGAAACTTTTCCGCAAACATCTTTCGACAACGCCAACTGAGTACCGCGCCAGCAAGCGTCTCACGAACGCGGCGTCATAA
- the galU gene encoding UTP--glucose-1-phosphate uridylyltransferase GalU, producing the protein MLKVTKAVFPVAGLGTRFLPATKASPKEMLPIVDKPLIQYAVEEAMAAGITEMIFVTGRSKRAIEDHFDKSYEIEAELEARGKDKLLELVRSIKPSHVDCFYVRQPEALGLGHAVMCAEKLVGDNPFAVILADDLLYGKPPVLAQMVEVFDHYHSSVIGVEEIPPSETKSYGVVDGKQWEDSIIKMSGIVEKPAPEVAPSNLGVVGRYVLKPRIFEHLRALKPGAGGELQLTDAIQSLLADEQVLAYKYHGTRFDCGSKLGYLKATVEFALRHPEVRADFQAYLEEHLALRQPV; encoded by the coding sequence ATGCTGAAAGTCACAAAGGCAGTCTTTCCGGTAGCAGGTCTTGGCACCCGGTTCCTCCCCGCCACCAAGGCGAGCCCGAAGGAAATGCTGCCCATCGTCGACAAGCCGCTGATCCAGTACGCGGTCGAAGAAGCGATGGCCGCCGGCATCACCGAAATGATCTTCGTCACGGGCCGCAGCAAGCGCGCCATCGAGGATCACTTCGACAAGTCCTACGAAATCGAAGCCGAGCTCGAAGCGCGCGGCAAGGACAAGCTGCTGGAACTGGTGCGCAGCATCAAGCCGAGCCATGTGGACTGCTTCTACGTGCGTCAGCCGGAAGCACTCGGCCTCGGCCACGCGGTGATGTGCGCCGAAAAGCTGGTGGGCGACAACCCGTTCGCCGTGATCCTCGCGGACGACCTGCTGTACGGCAAGCCGCCTGTGCTGGCACAGATGGTCGAGGTGTTCGACCATTACCACAGCTCGGTGATCGGCGTCGAAGAGATTCCGCCGTCGGAGACGAAGTCGTACGGCGTCGTCGACGGTAAGCAATGGGAAGATTCGATCATCAAGATGTCGGGCATCGTCGAAAAGCCGGCGCCGGAAGTGGCGCCGTCGAACCTCGGCGTGGTGGGCCGCTACGTGCTCAAGCCGCGGATCTTCGAACATCTGCGCGCGCTGAAGCCGGGTGCCGGTGGCGAACTGCAGTTGACGGATGCGATCCAGTCGCTGCTCGCGGACGAACAAGTTCTCGCCTACAAGTATCACGGCACGCGTTTCGACTGCGGCAGCAAGCTCGGTTATCTGAAGGCGACGGTCGAGTTCGCCCTGCGCCACCCGGAAGTGCGCGCCGATTTCCAGGCGTACCTTGAAGAGCATCTGGCTTTGCGGCAGCCTGTTTAA
- a CDS encoding YjbH domain-containing protein: MAFSASAHAVDPALNSLGQAGGLVIPYAFALPEGVGEAQYNDYIDPRYGNQATGSQVYWGAFGVLPYVELAGGLANYPGNVPAPYPGADHIILRHLMADVKLEVPKFFTYQPAIAFGMTDIGGQTHFFRSRYGEVSQPFGPLNLTVGYGEGDRLDGVFGGVQLSLWHTGLSLLAEDDSKTPYAGVRYQSPRISWLADANIIGTLTRALKSTDGVSPRTSISVGIQIPFGKRFSAPRCAGGLCGSTGTQAQPMLGSADVGGVIPLRSLPAPLPARARAAAAAQPNDVAEQAIAFVSPLQSYASVVLADDASHAPTGHTPVIPEAQDPTALDSIAAQLFAAGLERVRVGISGQDIIVEYENHRYNQNEADALGIVLGVASLHAPRGIERIHAVVKKANQVLADVSVDRDAYAQFLAGGSPAAASASMTLRMQPSYDADSIAWHGDERRHGLMRIQVSPVTSYLYGTEYGNFDISLGALVAGFVPLWRGAELYAGYIAPLYNTTNMDEGRIFSQYRLRGGLYTAALTQSFWLLPQVLNVAAVGKFDYDYLGIENETTAFVPGRPDIVRLRLAYLHQEPGHDTLPHETNAMLTYRWVQPSWKVWIEAGVARYVGGDKGPLITLTRWFDDVSVSVSGEHSGRGSFAGAAISFPLTPRQGMKPGIVQVDGSEQFALNFRTRVGSTNYLTPDAAENLSFPYSTDQNRLNDGRFSAAYFSTQLYRMRDAYDRYARPDDAPSKPDRQGEPPGPSAAATVGSPDACEAGLQDIKRMQAQPPAHCE, encoded by the coding sequence TTGGCATTTTCCGCGTCGGCGCATGCGGTCGATCCCGCGCTTAACTCGCTGGGCCAGGCAGGCGGCCTCGTTATCCCCTATGCATTCGCATTGCCGGAGGGCGTGGGCGAAGCCCAGTACAACGACTATATCGACCCGCGATACGGCAATCAGGCGACGGGCTCGCAAGTCTACTGGGGAGCGTTCGGAGTCTTGCCGTATGTCGAGCTGGCCGGCGGCCTGGCGAACTATCCGGGGAACGTGCCGGCACCGTACCCCGGCGCGGACCACATCATTCTTCGTCACCTGATGGCCGACGTTAAGCTCGAGGTGCCAAAGTTCTTCACCTATCAGCCGGCCATTGCGTTCGGCATGACCGATATCGGCGGACAAACCCACTTCTTCCGCTCCCGATACGGTGAAGTGTCACAGCCCTTCGGCCCCCTCAACCTGACCGTCGGCTATGGCGAGGGCGATCGGCTCGATGGGGTGTTCGGCGGCGTCCAGCTCTCGCTGTGGCATACGGGCCTGTCGCTGCTGGCAGAAGACGATTCGAAGACACCTTACGCCGGTGTGCGTTATCAGTCGCCACGTATTAGCTGGCTCGCCGACGCCAATATCATCGGGACCCTCACGCGCGCGCTGAAATCGACGGACGGCGTTTCGCCGCGTACGTCGATCTCGGTGGGCATTCAGATCCCGTTCGGCAAGCGCTTCAGTGCGCCGCGCTGTGCAGGCGGTCTGTGCGGCAGCACTGGCACGCAGGCGCAACCGATGCTCGGAAGTGCGGACGTAGGTGGTGTCATCCCGCTACGCAGCTTGCCGGCGCCCCTGCCGGCGAGAGCGAGGGCGGCTGCGGCTGCACAACCCAATGACGTCGCCGAACAGGCGATTGCATTTGTCTCGCCGCTGCAATCCTACGCATCGGTCGTCCTGGCCGATGATGCATCCCACGCGCCCACCGGACACACACCGGTGATTCCCGAGGCACAGGATCCCACCGCGCTCGATTCGATCGCCGCGCAACTGTTTGCCGCGGGCCTCGAACGCGTGCGTGTGGGAATCAGCGGGCAGGATATCATCGTCGAATACGAGAACCACCGCTACAACCAGAATGAGGCCGACGCGCTTGGCATCGTGCTGGGCGTGGCGAGCCTGCATGCGCCGCGCGGCATCGAGCGAATCCATGCGGTCGTGAAGAAGGCCAATCAAGTGCTCGCCGACGTCTCGGTGGATCGCGACGCCTACGCCCAATTCCTCGCCGGAGGTTCGCCCGCGGCGGCTAGCGCATCGATGACGTTGCGCATGCAACCAAGCTATGACGCCGATTCGATCGCATGGCACGGCGACGAACGACGCCACGGTCTCATGCGCATTCAGGTCTCTCCCGTGACGAGCTATCTATACGGCACGGAGTATGGAAACTTCGACATTTCGCTGGGCGCGCTCGTCGCGGGATTCGTGCCGCTTTGGCGCGGCGCTGAACTGTATGCAGGCTATATCGCGCCGCTGTACAACACGACGAACATGGACGAAGGTCGAATATTCAGTCAGTACCGCCTGCGCGGCGGCCTCTACACCGCCGCATTGACGCAAAGTTTCTGGCTCCTGCCGCAGGTCCTGAACGTCGCGGCCGTGGGCAAGTTCGACTATGACTACCTCGGCATCGAAAACGAAACCACGGCGTTCGTCCCCGGCCGTCCCGACATCGTCCGTCTGCGCCTTGCGTATCTGCACCAGGAACCCGGCCACGATACGTTGCCGCACGAAACGAACGCGATGCTCACCTACCGCTGGGTACAACCGTCGTGGAAGGTATGGATCGAGGCCGGCGTGGCGCGCTATGTGGGCGGCGACAAGGGGCCGCTCATCACCCTGACGCGCTGGTTCGACGACGTATCGGTCAGCGTCTCCGGCGAACATAGCGGTCGCGGCAGTTTTGCGGGCGCCGCCATCAGCTTCCCACTTACGCCGCGCCAGGGCATGAAGCCCGGTATTGTGCAGGTCGACGGTTCCGAACAGTTTGCCCTGAACTTCCGCACGCGCGTGGGTTCGACCAACTACCTCACGCCTGACGCAGCGGAAAACCTCAGCTTTCCGTATAGCACCGACCAGAATCGCCTGAACGACGGACGCTTCAGCGCAGCCTATTTCTCGACGCAACTCTATCGCATGCGCGACGCGTACGACCGCTACGCGAGACCTGACGACGCTCCGTCGAAGCCGGATCGTCAAGGTGAACCGCCCGGTCCTTCTGCTGCAGCAACCGTGGGCTCGCCCGACGCGTGTGAAGCCGGTTTGCAGGACATAAAAAGGATGCAGGCGCAACCACCTGCCCATTGTGAGTGA